The DNA region GTTTTTACTTTAATTAGGAAAAGAAAGTTTAGTTAAAATTTTGTTAAAGAAATTTACCAATGATAGGATTTAGTATCTTTAACAACTATTAACTTAAATAAATCTAAATAACAATTATGAACTACAAAAAACTTTTAATCGTATTTTTATGTTTAGGTACGATGAGCCTAACTGCTCAAATTAAAACACCAGCACCAAGTCCTTATTCTAAATTGATGCAAACTGTTGGTTTAACAGATGTTGAAGTAGAATATTCAAGACCTGCAATGAGGGGCAGAACTATTTTTGGAGATCTAGTTCCCTTTAATAAAATATGGAGAACTGGTGCTAACGCTCGAACCAAAATTACATTTGGAAATGATGTTACCATTGATGGCAATACACTAAAAAAAGGAACATATGCCATTTTTACCAAGCCAACTGCTGATGCTTGGGAAGTATATTTTTATACAGATTATGCTGGTGGTGGAGCTCCTCAGACTTTGGATGAAAGCAAAGTAGCTTTAAAAACCACAGTAAAAACACAATCCATTCCTATGGATATTCAATCATTTACAATCACCATTGATGATTTAACCGATAATTCAGGTGTATTGGGTATTATGTGGGAAAAAACCTATGTTGGTGTTAAATTTAATGTGCCTACAGATGCTATTGCCGCTAAAAGTATTGAAAACGTAATGAGCGGGCCAAGTGCCAATGATTACCATAGTGCGGCAAGTTATTACAGAAATTCAGGTAAAGATTTAAAGCAAGCCTTAGTGTGGTCAACCAAAGCAACAGAAATGAATAAAAGTGCTTTTTGGATGATGCGAGAAAAATCATTAATTCATGCAGCATTGGGTGATAAAAAAGGTGCTATAGAAGCTGCAAAAAAATCATTGGAAGTTGCTGAAAAAGCTGGAAATGCTGCTTATATTAAAATGAACAAAGAATCCATTGCAGAATGGTCTAAATAAATTATAAAATTTAACTATTAAATAAATTTATAAAAAATGAAAAATTTAAAACTCTTATTGGTTTTCGCTTTAGTAACAAGCTTAAGCTTTGCTCAAAAAAGTCCTAGACAACAAACTAGTGGCACTATTGATGGTGTTACTATTGCTATAGATTACAGTGCACCTAGTGTAAAAGGTAGAACTATCTGGGGCGGTCTAGAAAAATATGGTAAAGTTTGGAGAGCTGGTGCTGACAAAAACACAACAATTTCTTTTGACACCGATGTTACAATTGACGGTGAAGAATTACCTGCCGGTAAGTATGGTTTCTTTATTATCCCAAAAAAAGATGATGACTGGACCATAATTTTTAGCACGAAAAATGATGCTTGGGGAGCCTCTGGTTACTCAGAAAGTGACGATGCTTTGCGTATAGATATTACTCCAGAATTTGGTGATGAAAACCAAGAACAACTATTTTATGGTGTAATGGATAGCGAAATAATTTTTGCTTGGGAAAAAGCAAAATTGTCAATTCCGGTTGAAGCCATGTAAATAAAACCAGTGGATATTATAAACTCAAAACTTAATTAAGTTTTGGGTTTTTTTATATCTAAAATATATCACTTGAACACTATGAAGGTATTTTTACCTTTACTTTGAATGCCCATTTTATAAACTCAGGAAAAACTTTGCCCCAAGTCGGCAAGTCATGTTTTCCATTTTCAACTTCTAAGTAAGTTATATCGTAAGGAATTGAATACCCTTTTAAACTTAATTCTTTTACAACATCTTTAGTATCATCAATGGCATCTATAATTCCATTGCTATTTCTGTCTGCGGTTTCATCTAAAGTACCCACTTGCAACCAAAACTTTAAATGTGGACTGTAATTTCCGTTTTTTATGACATTTAAAATAATTCTGCTCCTATCCGCCATATCATTTTTTACGTACGCTTTTTTACGCCACCAAAACGAACCGCTAAAAACACCAACTTTACTAAAATATTGAGGATTGTTATAAACGATATCAAACGCGGATATCCCGCCTAAAGACATACCTACATAAACCCAATCGATACCATGGTGGGAAACCTTAAATTCTCCCTTTAAAAAAGGTATAAATTCTTCGATGATAAATTTTGAATAGTTATTGGCTTTTTTTCCTCTTCCTTTAAAATCGCCAGAAGACGCCGTTCCATATTCATGCAATCTATTTTCATTGGTTTCTATACCAACATAAACAAATGGTCTTATTTTTCTATTCAAATAGGAATCAGAAATAGTTTTCTCCAAATCCATCGCTTTAAAGTCTTGCCCATCATTCATCAACAGTACCGGAAAACGTTCTTCAGTACTTCTATAATTACCAGGGGCCATCAAGCGGAATTTTACTTTTCTACCTAGGTATTTTGAAAAAAGGCTTCCATTTAAACTTATAAAATCTATACTAAAACTCATCATTCGATTTAAAGTGTGCAATATTAACGATTTAATAAAAAATATATGATGTAGATTGATAAAATAAATTAATTTTGCCGCCAATTATTATTATTTAACATTTTTATTTATATTTAACAAACAAAGACTAAACAACCTATGGCTCAAGTACAACATTCACAATATTTTTCTAATACATTAAATAGAAATATTAATCTTGAAGTTACAGGACACTGGGGGCATCCTATTTTAATGTTTCCATCCTCTGGAGGAAAATATACACAGAATAGTGATTTTGGGTTAAACGAATCCGTTATGAAGTATGTTGATGAAGGAAGAATTAAACTTTATAATGTTGAAACCATTGACATGATGAGCTTTTATGCTGATGATTTGCCTGAAGATGTAATAATTCACAATTACGAATTGTACATGCAGTTTCTTAAAAATGAATTAATCCCTTACATTCAAGACGAGTGTAATACGCATAGGCTTGCTGTGGCAGGTTGTAGTTTTGGGGGGTTTCATGCCGCAAATACTGCATTTCGGTTTCCAGATGTAGTTTCGCATTTATTTTCATTGTCGGGTGTATTCAATATCAGAAATTTTACACCACATATAGATGATATGCGTGTTTACTTCAACTGCCCAAATGAATTTATGGCCAATGAAGAGGATACCTGGAAGTACAACCATATGCACATTGTATTAAGTACATCAGATTGGGATAGTTGTAAACCTAAAAACGAAAATATGGCAGGTATTTTAGAATCAAAAGGGATACCCTATTGGTACGACGAAAAAAAGTGGATAGAACATGATTGGCCATTATGGAAAATGGTTTTTCCAGAATATGTAGAGAAATATTTTTGATTGAGAATCTAACATGAAAAAAATTAATCTCATTAAATAAAGTAACAGCTCTTTGATTGGGCTTAGTATGTGTTTTAAGAAATAAAATTATAGTAAATAAAATTAGAATTAACAATAATAAGATTCCCGCTTTTGCGGGAACGACATAAAAAAACAAATAAAATATTATGGCAAAAAAAGTAGGAATATTGTTCGGTATGGAAGACACCTTTCCATGGGCATTTATAGATCGTGTTAACGAATTAGGCAAAGGTAAAGTAGTTGCTGAAGCTGTACAAATCGATAAAGTACAACAAGGTATAGATTATGGTTACGATGTGATAATCGATAGGATTTCTCAAGAAGTTCCATTTTACCGTGCCTATCTAAAAAATGCAGCTTTAATGGGTACAGCGGTAATCAATAATCCGTTTTGGTGGAGTGCTGATGAAAAATTCTTTAACAATTGTTTGTCAATGCAAATAGGTGTACCAGTTCCAAAAACGATATTATTACCTTCAAATGCAAGACCAGATGACACAACGGACAAATCATTCAGA from Aureibaculum sp. 2308TA14-22 includes:
- a CDS encoding alpha/beta hydrolase-fold protein, whose translation is MAQVQHSQYFSNTLNRNINLEVTGHWGHPILMFPSSGGKYTQNSDFGLNESVMKYVDEGRIKLYNVETIDMMSFYADDLPEDVIIHNYELYMQFLKNELIPYIQDECNTHRLAVAGCSFGGFHAANTAFRFPDVVSHLFSLSGVFNIRNFTPHIDDMRVYFNCPNEFMANEEDTWKYNHMHIVLSTSDWDSCKPKNENMAGILESKGIPYWYDEKKWIEHDWPLWKMVFPEYVEKYF
- a CDS encoding DUF2911 domain-containing protein, which gives rise to MNYKKLLIVFLCLGTMSLTAQIKTPAPSPYSKLMQTVGLTDVEVEYSRPAMRGRTIFGDLVPFNKIWRTGANARTKITFGNDVTIDGNTLKKGTYAIFTKPTADAWEVYFYTDYAGGGAPQTLDESKVALKTTVKTQSIPMDIQSFTITIDDLTDNSGVLGIMWEKTYVGVKFNVPTDAIAAKSIENVMSGPSANDYHSAASYYRNSGKDLKQALVWSTKATEMNKSAFWMMREKSLIHAALGDKKGAIEAAKKSLEVAEKAGNAAYIKMNKESIAEWSK
- a CDS encoding alpha/beta hydrolase, with product MMSFSIDFISLNGSLFSKYLGRKVKFRLMAPGNYRSTEERFPVLLMNDGQDFKAMDLEKTISDSYLNRKIRPFVYVGIETNENRLHEYGTASSGDFKGRGKKANNYSKFIIEEFIPFLKGEFKVSHHGIDWVYVGMSLGGISAFDIVYNNPQYFSKVGVFSGSFWWRKKAYVKNDMADRSRIILNVIKNGNYSPHLKFWLQVGTLDETADRNSNGIIDAIDDTKDVVKELSLKGYSIPYDITYLEVENGKHDLPTWGKVFPEFIKWAFKVKVKIPS
- a CDS encoding DUF2911 domain-containing protein — translated: MKNLKLLLVFALVTSLSFAQKSPRQQTSGTIDGVTIAIDYSAPSVKGRTIWGGLEKYGKVWRAGADKNTTISFDTDVTIDGEELPAGKYGFFIIPKKDDDWTIIFSTKNDAWGASGYSESDDALRIDITPEFGDENQEQLFYGVMDSEIIFAWEKAKLSIPVEAM